The Bifidobacterium actinocoloniiforme DSM 22766 genomic sequence AGAGCTTCTCATACTCTTCGGGCGTGTCGTCCGGGGAGTAACCCTGCTCCTTGAGCTTGGCATCAGCCAGGAACTCCACGTTGCCGCCCAGCATGATGTCGGTGCCTCGCCCTGCCATGTTCGTGGCGACGGTGACGGCGCCCTTGCGGCCTGCGACAGCCACGACCCCGGCCTCTTTCGCATGCTGCTTAGCGTTGAGGACCTGGTGGTCAATGCCAGCCACGTCCAGCAGGGAGGAAACGACCTCGGAGGACTCGACCGAGGCGGTGCCCAGCAGAATCGGTTGCCCCTTGGCGTGACGCTTGGCCACATCCTTGACGATGGCGGCCAGCTTCTCCTTCTTAGTCCGGTAAATCAAATCGTCCTGATCCTTGCGAACCATGGGCTTATTGGTCGGAATGGGAAGCACGCCCAGCTTGTAGGTGTTCATGAACTCGGCGGCCTCGGTCTCGGCCGTACCGGTCATGCCCGCCAGCTTGTCGTACATGCGGAAGTAGTTCTGCAAGGTGATGGTGGCGAAGGTCTGGTTCTCGGCCTTGACCTCCACACCCTCCTTGGCCTCAATGGCCTGATGGAGGCCTTCGTTGTAGCGGCGGCCGTGCAGGAGGCGACCCGTATGCTCATCGACGATCAGGACCTCGCCGCCTTGGACCACGTAATCGCGGTCCTTCAGGAAAAGCTCCTTCGCCTTGATGGCGTTGTTAAGGTAGCCGATCAGGGCGGTGTTGCCAGGCTCATACAGGTTATCGATGCCCAGGTAGTCCTCGACCTTGGTGATGCCCGGGTCGAGAATGCCGACGACCTTCTTCTTCTCGTCGACCTCGTAGTCCTCGTCACGGGTCAGCCGGGGAACCAGCTTGGCGAACTGCCGGTACCAACGGGTCACGTCACCCTCGGCCGGGCCAGAGATGATCAGAGGGGTACGGGCCTCATCAATCAGGATGGAGTCCACCTCATCGACGATCGCGTAGTGGTGGCCGCGCTGGACCAGCTCGGCCTTGTCCCAGGCCATGTTATCGCGAAGGTAGTCGAAGCCGAACTCGTTGTTGGTGCCGTAAGTGATGTCGGCCTCGTACTGCTTGCGGCGTTCAGCGGGCTTCTGGTCCGTGATGATGCAACCGACCTTCATGCCCAGGAAGCGGAAGATGCGGCCCATAAGCTCGGACTGGTAGGAGGCCAGGTAATCATTGACGGTGACCACGTGCACGCCTTCGCCGGACAAGGCGTTCAGATAGGCGGGCAGGGTGGCGACCAAGGTCTTGCCCTCACCGGTCTTCATCTCGGCGATATTGCCCCAGTGCAGGGCGGCGCCGCCCATAAGCTGCACATCGAAGTGCCGCTGGCCCAGGGTGCGCTTGGAGACCTCACGCACTGTGGCGAAAGCCTGGGGCATCAGGTCGTCCAGCTTTTCGCCCCTGTCCAGGCGCTCTCTGAACTTGGCGGTCTGGCCCTTGAGTTCCTCGTCACTCAAGGCGGAGATCTCATCCTCCAAAGCGTTGGTCGCCTTCGCCACGCCCTCAAGCTTGCGAAGCTGGTGCCCCTCGCCCATGCGTAGGACTTTGTCCAAGACTGCTACCACGTTGCGCTCCCTATGGTTCTTCCCAACAATACCCAGGACCTGCCTGATTCACCCCAGGTCAGACCAAAGCCGTCCCCATCTTACGCGACGAGGCGGATTTTCTCGACTGGCCGGCGGTGGGTCCAGCTCTCGGCCCCGAACGCATGCGGCTTCCAACCAGACCATCCCGGGCTGACCCCGATGACGCCGAGGCCTTCATGACTATTCGGATGCCAGCCCGGTCGTGAGCTGGCCCATGCGCGATTGGCGCGTATGCGAAGCGCCCAAGCGGGCTTGCCCGCCTGGGCGCCGTGAATGCGAGGCCCAGCGGAATGCCCCGCTGATCCTGCTCAGTCGTTACTTTTTGCCGCCGGCTACGTTCTCGGGGGTGTCAATCTCGAAGACGCCGTAGGACCAGCCGTGACGGTGGTAGACCACTGAGGGTCGGCCTGTCTCCTTGTTGACGAAGAGGAAGAAGTCATGACCAATCAACTCCATCTCGTACAGGGCCTCGTCAATCGACATGGGCTCGGCAATGTGGAGCTTGCGACGGATCACGATTGGAGTGTCGCCCACCTGGACTTCGACCGACTCCCCCGGGCCCAAGTCGGAAGCCATAGCGTCCTGTTGGGCTGAGTTATCGGGGTTAGGGGCCTCGGCCGGCTCCTGGGGCTGCTCGACTTCAACCTCCATCGGCAGTGGCGCGTGTTCCAGGCCACGACGGTGGTCCTTGCGGCGATCGCGGGTGCGGCGCAAGCGCAGGGTGAGCTTATCCAAGGCCCTGTCCAGGGCCGCGAATTCATCGGCTGAGGATGCTTCAGCCCTGACTACGGTCTTGCCGGCGATTACTGTCAGCTCCACGCGCTTGGCGGAATCAGCCTGCCGGGGGTTGCCCTCATGGGTCAGTACGACCTGGACGCGCTGGGCGTCGGGGGCGATAGCGGTCACACGATTCATCTTGCTTTCGACGACGTCACGGAACTTCTGCTTGATCTGCGTATGGCGTCCGGTAATGACGATGTCCATGTGGACCTCCTTGCATCAAGGAACGGGACGGGCCCGTTGCGGGGACCGGTGATGCTGCCACACATCCCGGCTTACCCCGATTGTAGCCGATGAAACCTGCCGGCCGCAGGCAGGACCCCCGCTTGATGACACGCGGTCACGCCCCATCGGCTATGCTGATGGGGCGTGAGGTCTCTCGATGGCCGCGGCGGCTTCCTGGCCGCTGAGGAACTTCCGGGCTCCACAGAGCACGATGGCGGATAACGTCCGCCCAGGGTGACCTGAGAGAGAGCGCAACAGAGAGCAGACCGCCCACCGCAAGGCGGGTAAGGGTGAAAGGGCGGTGTAAGAGACCACCGGGCTCCTGGTAACAGGAGTCGCATGGCAAGCCTCATCGGGAGCAAGGCCAAGCAGAAGGCATCAAGGGTTGCTCGCCCCGCCTTCGGGTAGGCCGCTGGAGCCTGGCGGCGACGTCAGGTCGAGATGGATGGCCATCCGTCCCTTCGGGGACGACAGAACCCGGGGTATGAGGGGCCTCACGCTTCATCTCCCCATGGGCAGCAAGCCCCTTACAGGTCTTCGTTGGTGAACAAATCCGCCGCCACCTGGCGGATGGCTTCCGGGCTATGGCCCTTGCGTCCGGCGGCAGCCCAAAGCCGACGCTTGCGTTTTTGCAAGTCCATGCCCTGGGTCTTGCAGGCCACTTTCCTCCCCAGCTCATAGGCCGAATCGATGAAGAGGCCCTGCCTGACGGCCTTCGCCACCACCTGCTCAGCCAGGGGGCGTTCCAGGCCTTTTCTGACCATCTCGCGTACCGCCCCGCGCTCGCCAAGGTTTCGTTTTAAGCAGTAGCGCAGGAAGCCCTCGGCGTAGGCCTCGTCATCGACCAGGCCCAGCTCTTCCAACCGACTGACCGTCGTCTCGATGACAAGCTCGTCGTACCCCTTGCCAGCCAGGCGTTGGGCCAACGCCTTACGAGGGCGCGCGGCGGCGTCCAAAAGCGTCAGAGCGGCCTCACGGCAGGCGTCGGCATCCGCAGGGTCACGGGGGCCATCACCGGCGGTCGCTGAGCCTCGGGCGCCGAACCCACCGCGTTTTGGCAAGCGTTGAGATCGCCGTCCATGCTTGCCTTTCAATGAACGTCCGCCAGCATGGCCGCCCGCAGGCACACCTGCATTGCGGCCATCCTCAGCTGCACTGACGCCGAAATGCCCACCGCCCCTCGCCGGAGGCAACTTGATTTCACCTGTCCCTGCACCCCTCTGGCTACCTGGGCCTGAAGCGTCCCGGCTGCGCGTGGAGGAAAGCCCGGAAATAGACGAATCAGTCGCGTCGTCATCGGGGGCGGCATCAGAACCGCCCTGGGTGGGATCCCCCTTCGGCTCCGTGATCAGTTGGGGATGCTCCTTAAGGAAGGCCGCCGCTTCAATCACGATTGAATCCTCAGACCGCCTGGGCCGTCAGAACAGGGGCACTGGGCGAGCCGGCCTCGGTCGGCGCTTTCTCAATCCCCGATGCATCGGCAACCGCAGCAGGCTGGTTTCCACCACCCTGAGCGTCGGCGCCCCCATCTTCCGCCTTGGGCTTCAAACCAAAGGCGATCTTGACCTTGTCTTCGATCTCCTGGGTCAGCCCTGGGTTGTCCTTCAGGAATTGGCGGACGTTCTCCCGGCCCTGCCCCAGTTGGTCGCCCTCGTAGGTAAACCAGGAACCGGATTTCTTGATCACATTGGCTTGGAGGGCCATGTCGATGACCGAGCCTTCCTTGGAGATGCCCTCCCCGTAGAGGATGTCGAACTCGGCGATCTTGAAGGGCGGAGCCATCTTATTCTTGACCACCTTGACCTTGGTGCGGTTGCCCACGGCCTCGTCACCGTTCTTCAAGGTCTGAATCCGACGGATGTCCAGGCGAACCGAAGAGTAGAATTTCAGGGCCTTGCCACCGGTTGTGGTCTCGGGGCTGCCGAAGAAAACGCCGATTTTCTCGCGCAACTGGTTGATGAAGATGGCGGTGGTGTTGGCCTGGGAGAGCGCTCCGGTCATCTTGCGCAGGGCCTGGCTCATCAGTCGGGCTTGCAGGCCGACATGGCTGTCGCCCATATCGCCATCGATCTCGGCCTTGGGCACCAGGGCCGCCACCGAGTCAATCACGATCACGTCCAGGGCGCCGGAGCGGATCAACATGTCGGCGATTTCCAGTGCCTGCTCGCCGTTATCCGGTTGCGAGACGATCAGCGAGTCGGTGTCCACGCCGAGCTTGCGGGCGTACTCCGGGTCCAACGCGTGCTCGGCGTCGATGAAGGCCGCTACCCCGCCGTTCTTCTGGGCATTGGCCACCGCATGCAAAGCCAGGGTTGTCTTACCGGAGGACTCCGGTCCGTAAATCTCGACAATCCTGCCCCTGGGCAGGCCACCGATGCCCAAAGCCATATCCAGAGCCAGGGAACCAGTGGGGATCACTTCCACGTCTTGGACCGGCTTGTCGCCCAGACGCATGGCTGATCCCTTGCCGAAATTCTTCTCCACCTGCGCCAGAGCCGTGTCCAGGGCCGCCTTGCGCCGCGGATCCATGCCGTCGACATCCTCGACTTTGGACTTGGACTTGGCTTTGCTGTTGGTCTGATGTGCCATCTGGCTCTCCTTCATCAATCGTTTCGTCAGGCCCACCCTAAACGAAGGCTCGACCCCATGGCCAGCTGTTCGCGCAATGTGGTCGAACGTGATCAACCCCCGCCGCCGGCGCTTGGCCACCCCTCGTGACAGCTACCAGCATACCCGAAGATGCGAACAAATGTTCGAAATGACCTCAGGCGGCCGGCAGGGGCGGCGCGTTATGGTCCTTGCCCCAACGCTGGGGATCGGGGACCTCCATCTGGTCGCACAGGACGTTCCAGACGACCCGGGGTTCCACACCCGCCTCCAGGGCCTCGTAAACCGTCATGGAATCCAACGCCGCCAGGCGCTGGTCCTCGGCTAAACTCCGCCCGTAGACGCGGCCGAAGACCTCCTCCAGCAAGGTCCAGAATTCACGTTCCCTCACTGCACCTCCCTTTCACCCTTAAGCACGAACACGGCGGGGCATCCGGCTCTCAAGAACCGCACGCCCCGCCGCAGTCATCGGCGCCCGACCGCGCCATCAGCCCTGATGGGTCTCCAGGTAATCGGCCACCAGACGCAAGGTCTGGGGCACACCCAACCCGAGGGCCTCAGCGATAGAGCTCAACAACTCCGAGCTGGCTTCCTTTTGCCCACGCTCGACCTCGGAGAGGTAGCCGAGCGAGACGCCGGCCTTCTCACTGACCTCACGCAGGGTCTTGTGGTCATTGGTACGCAGCTCGCGCAGCACATGGCCCAGAGCCTGCCGGAGCGAAACCCCCTGGCCCTCACGCTGATCATCCTGCCCCTGCGCTTCGTCCTGCTGGCTGGCGCTCACACCATCTTCTTGCATCCACATCTTGCTCAGACTCGCCTGACGCTCTTCCTTTGCCTTCTTGGCCGCCTTGGCCCGCAGCACTTGCTGCTGAGCGAAGGCGACGGCGCGCCGCTGCGCTGGCGTCAAATCCCGCACGCGAGCGTTCCTGTCCTGGGTGGGAGCCGTGGCACTCAGCTTGAACCTGTCCTCGGACCTGGTCAACACGGTCTCTGCCTTGTTCATAGCATCCCCTTTCGCCTGTGGTGTATTCATCATCACCAGGCACAAACGATAGGGACAGGGAATTATTCCCAGCATGAAACCCAGGGGCTTGCCCTGTGACCTATCTCACGGATGCGCCCAAGGACTGCGCCAAACGAAAGAGCACTTGCGAAACGGTGCCTCGCCGGACCTCCTGCCGGGAGCCCGTCAAGCGCAGCTCGAAGGAGCGCAGGTGGTAGCCGTCCACAACCAGGCCAGCGGCCTGCGACTGGGGCAGGAAGCCAATGGGCAGGGCCAACGCTATGTAGACAAGGCCGGCGGGCTGGTCGCCATCGGGGCCAGGACCGGCCACGCCGGTCGTGGCCATGCCGACCACCCGTCCTTCACGCCCCGGCTGTGTGTAAACCTTGGCGGCGCCCAGGGCCATCTGCTCAGCGACCTTGGGGTGGACCGCACCGTGCGCAGCCAGCAAGGCCGAATCCACGCCCAGAATGGAGGCCTTGGCCTCTATGTCGTAAGTGACCGCCGAGCCCAAAAAGACATCCGAGGCGCCAGGCACACTCACAAAGGCATCGGCCAGCAAACCCCCGGTCAGCGACTCCGCGCCAGCCAGGAAGAGCCCGGCCCTCCTACAGGCATTGAGAACCTCGGTCGCCAAACCCTCCTGCTGCTCACTCATCGCCGACCTCCCGTCAGGACGCCATGCACATACTCGAAGCCCGAGTACAAGCACAGGGCCAGGGCCAGGAGAATCACTCCCCTGGCCGAAATCACATACCAGACGCCCAAGCGGCCCAGCGGGGCCAAGAGCAAGGCCAGTCCGACGCATTCGAACAAGGTCTTGAACTTCCCAACCTGGGAGGCGGCGATGACCTGGCCGCCTGCGTCAATGACAAAGAAACGCATGATGGTGATGCCCAACTCCCGAATCAGGAAGAGGGCGGTGACCAGCCACCAGATCTCGCCGAAGACCGAAGCGACGACCAAGGCCGAACAGATGAGCAGCTTGTCGGCGATCGGGTCCATCAACTTGCCCAGCTCGGTGACTTGGTTGTACTTGCGAGCCAGGTACCCGTCGAGCTTATCGGTGGAAGCCGCCACGATGAACAGGATGGTGGCCGCCCAGCGCCGGCCTACGCCGCGCTCCCCCCAAGGCCCGGCTTGGATGTCAACGATAATGAAGACGATTACAAGCGCGATGCGGGCATAAGTCACGATATTGGGAGGACTGCTCCACCCATCGAGCAGGCTATGCCTGCGCCCGTCCGTCTTGGACCGCGAATCATCCCGCATTACCTCTCCTTGAGTGTCTACCAGCACATCCTACCCTAGGCGCCCGTCCAGAACGAAAGCCCCGAGCGAACAATCAGCCGGCATCCACCCCCTGCGGCTGCGCTTGGTCGATTGACGCGCTGTCGCCGCGAATGAAAGCCAGGGCCTCTTGGAGCTGCGGCGGCTGAATGAGCACCTCCCGGGCCTTCGAACCCTCGGAGGGCCCCACGATCCCCCGCGACTCCAGCAGATCCATCAGACGGCCGGCCCGGGCAAAGCCAACCCGCAGTTTGCGCTGAAGCATGGACGTGGATCCGAACTGGGTGGTGATGACCAACTCCGCAGCCTGAAGGAGCTCATCCATATCATCGCCGATGTCCTCGGCTATCTCCTTCTTGCGCTCCTCGCCCTGGGCCATCTGCTCGATGTCTTGGCGGTACTTGGGCTTGCGCTGGGTGCGCACGAAGTCCACGGCCTTGCGGATCTCGGACTCGGAGACCCAGGCGCCCTGGACGCGGGTGGGCTTGGCTTGGCCCATCGGCAGGAAGAGCGCGTCGCCCTGTCCGATCAGGGTCTCGGCCCCCGTGGCGTCCAGAATCACGCGCGAGTCGGTCGAGGAGGATGTCGCGAAAGCCAACCGGGAGGGGATGTTGGCCTTGATCAAACCGGTCACCACATCAACCGACGGCCTCTGGGTAGCCAGGACCAGGTGGACGCCGGCGGCGCGGGCCAACTGGGTGATGCGCTGGATGGAGGACTCCACGTCGTTTTTCGCGACCATCATGAGGTCGGCCATCTCGTCCACCACCACCAGCAGGTAGGGGTAGGGCGCCACCTTGCGATTGGAACCGGCGGGGGCATGGACCTTGCCCGCACGAACAGCTTGGTTGAAGTCTTTGACGTGGCGGAAACCGAAGAATTGAAGGTCATCGTAGCGGGCGTCCATCTCCTTGACCACCCATTCCAGGGCCTGCGCCGCCTTCTTGGGATCGGTGATGATGGGCGTGAGCAGGTGGGGAATGCCCGCGTAGGCCGAAAGCTCCACCCGCTTGGGGTCGACGAGGATCAGCCGCACCTGCTCGGGGGTGGCGCGCATGATCACGGAGGTGAGCATGGAGTTGACGAAGGATGACTTACCTGACCCGGTTGCGCCGGCCACTAGTAGGTGGGGCATCTTGGTCAGATCGGCGGTCACGAAGTGGCCTTCCACATCCTTGCCCACGGCGGTCAGCATGGGGTTGTCGTCGCCCTGGGCCTCCTGGGAGCGCAGCACATCGCCCAGGTGGACGATCTCGCGGTCCACATTAGGGATTTCGATCCCGATGGCCGACTTGCCAGGGATGGGCGAGAGGATGCGCACATCCGAGGAGGCCACCGCGTACGCGATGTTCCGTCGTAAATTGGTGACTTTCTCCACCTTCACGCCAGGCCCAAGCTCCACCTCGTACTGGGTGACCGAGGGACCGCGCAGGAAGCCGACCACCGTAGCGTCGATGTCGAACTGGCGGAAAGTGGACTGAAGGGCCTTGATCACCGTGTCATTAGCCTGGGTCCGGGCCGCATGAGGCTTGCCCCGGACCAGCAGGTCGGTCGAAGGCAGGACATAGGGGGCCTGAGGTTCATCCTCCTCCTGACTTCCGCTCCCCGTGGCCCCAGACGGGCTGTCAGCCCGCTGGCCACCATCAACGCCCCCCGCGGCCGATTGGTCGAGCTCACGGACCGCTTGCGCCGCAGCGGCCCAAGGATCCGCTGCCCCTACTCCGGACAACTGGGCTGGCGTGACCGTAGGGGCCGCGGGCTCGGCCGGAAGGGAACTGGTGGCGGCGTCCTGGAATCCCGGGAAAGCGGGACCCGAGCCGGCCACAGACGCCGGCATGGCCTCGGCAGCAGTCGTGCTTACTGGCTCCATGCCGGCACTTGACCCAGGCTCCAGGCGGACCAGATCTGCCTGCCCTTGTACCTGTGCCGCCTTGTCGAAGGGATCGTCGGCCTCGTAGTGGTCCAGGCCGTCCTGCCCCTGGCCCTTACGACCCCGGTGCAGGAGACGGGAGAGCCACCCCCGGCGCGGCGAAGGTCCCTGAGCCGGCGTGTCGCCCTTCTTCTCGCCTTCAAGGCGGCTGGGAACGCCCGGCGTGGAAGCCAGCGTCTCCTGCCCCACCCTCACCTCGTTGGGGAAGAGCTCCTGGTCACCCTCACTCTCCGCTTCCTTATCCGCCCGTCTGGCGCCGAAGCATGCGGACACCGGACGCAGGAAGGCATCAATGTGGACCTGGAAGATGAGCAGGAGGGAGAACAAACCCACCAGGGCGAAGATGATCGTCGCGAAAACAGGGGAAAGCCCCCAGGCCAAAGGCGACCCGACAACGAATCCCAGCAGGCCCCCGGAGCGGCGAATCGCATCCAAGTCGAAGCCGCGAATCGACGAAATCATAACGATGTCAAGGATTGAGCAGACCGACCAGAGCAGGAGGATCAAGCCACCCAGCGAGTGGACATTGCCCGAACCCTTACCAGAGTGGGCGATCAGCCTCCAGAAGGCCCAGATCAACGCGACCGGCAGGATGACCGAGGGCAGGCCCAGGGCGGCGGAGGCGACGAAATGCAGCCCACGGCCCAGGGCGCCATCCACCCTGAACCATTCGGAGGCGCAGAAGAGGATGGCTGCGATCAGGATCAGGAAGCACAGACCATCCCTGCTGTAGGCGGGGTCGTACCGTGTATCGCCGGTCAGGGCCCGCACCGCCTTGCCCAAAGCTCGGGGCAACCACAGGATGGCTTTGGTCCAGCCGGATTCCGCCTCCTCGTCCTCCTCTTGGGATGACGAGGGACGACGGTTCCGGCCTTGGGCCGAACCCTTGGTCTTGGGATGCGATTGGGTCTGTTCCCTGCGCTTGTCTGAGGCGTTCATTCGTGTCATAGCCTTCCCAGACTACCCGCGATGGGTCCTCCATGGCGTGCCATGGGCCCTGCTTGCACAAAGAATCCTAACGAGGCTGGGCCGCCGTGGCCCCCTGAGCACGCGACTTCGCTGGCTCGTCGCAAACCGGGGCCTGGCGCAGGGCACCCTTGCGCTGGCGGGCGAAGGAACGAATGGCGTTCACGACATCGGTCCCACGGTCCAGGACCTCCTGGGCGCCTTGCGGGTCGCCTTGGCCCAGAGCCTGCCAATAGTGGGTTTTGACCTGTACATAACGGCGCCTGAGTTCGAGCTCTGCCATCTCCTGGTCCAACTGGCGGGCCTGCTCGGCCAGGAGCTCGACTTGCTCGCCGGCACGTTGAGCCCCCTGGCTCCGGTTCGCCAGGTACTCGCGCATCCGGCTCAGGGGCATCCCCGTCACGTTCAGGCAGGAGATTGCCAGCAGCAGGTCCAGGTCCTCGTCGGAGTACACGCGGTGCCCGCTGCTCGGATCGCGCTCGATCGGTCCCACAATGCCAATCGACTCGTAGTAGCGCAGGGTCGATTCAGGCAGGCCCGACATCAGCGAAGCCTCACGGATGGTATGAGAGGTCGGCGCCCCGGCAGGCGCTTCAGCGGCGGCGAAAGAGGTCATAATCGGAGTCTATAAAATTCAAGCACTTGAAGTCAAACGATGAAATCAGGGAACGCCGGCCGCCAAGGGCCCAAGCCCGGGACTCGCGCCTCGCAGGGTTCAAGCGCCGTCGTGCGCTACCAGCGAACCTAAGGGGTGTCTGATGACCGAATCGTCGGACCCATCACGCTTCGATCCATCATCCTTGTCGGCTGCCGCGACCACAGCCAGGGCCCGCTCAAGCAGGTCGGGAGCCAAAGCGTCCAACCAGTGGACGCGCGGGTCGCGGCCGAACCAACCCATCTGCTTACGCGCCAGGCGACGGGTCTTGCGCGCGATCAAGTCGAAGGCATCATCCTCGTTGATCGCCCCATCCAGGAAGTCCTCCACCTGCTGGTAGCCCAAAGCCCGTGAGGCCGTCGCGCCCAAGCGGGGGCGGAGGGCGCGGACCTCTTCGATCAGCCCGCCTTGGCGCATTTGTTCCGTGCGCTGGCCAATCCTTCGGTCCAGAGCCTCCCGGTCCACGTCCAGACCCAGCTGGACCGCCGCCAGCAGGTAACGGTACTGGGGCAAGCCGGCCGAGTAGGGGCGGCCCGTGATCTCCATAACTTCCAGAGCACGAATCGTGCGCCGAGCGTTACGCGAGTCCATCCGGGCGGCTGCCGCTGGGTCACGCTCCTCCAACTCCTTGAAAAGGACGCCCGGCCCCTCCTTCCGAGCCCGTTCCTCCAGCTTGCCGCGCACAACCGGATCGGTGCCAGGAAAAGCGATGTCATCAATCGCGGCCCGCGCGTACAGACCGGAGCCGCCTACCAAAATCGGGCGGATCCCACGGGCGCGAAAATCGGCGATGGCAGCCCGGGCCAGGGTCTGGAAGCGGGCGGCGGACATGGCTTCCTCAGGCTCGATGATGTCAATCAGATGGTGGGGCACAGCCGCCCGTTCAGCGGCGCTCGGCTTGGCGGTTCCCACATCCATCCCGCGGTACATCTGATAGGGGTCGGCGTTGATGATCTCCGCCCGTTCCCCCTGCTCGCCCAGGGCCTGGGCCAGCCGCACGGCCAAGGACGTTTTGCCTGAAGCCGTCGGCCCGACGATCGAGATGATGGGTGGCGCCCCGCCCTTTTCGTCAATGGCTGAGCGCATAGGCCTGCCCCTGGCTCGGATCTGGGTCAGCGGTCAAATAGTGCTTGCCGGCACCGGTGATCGTGCAAGCCACCAAATCGCCCACTTCCGGGACCGGTTGCCCTTCAGGCACGCCCACGTGGACCAAGACCCCACCGCGCTCACGCCCGGTCACCCGGTGGGTCATACCATCACGGCGGCCTTGACGCTGGGCGATCATCACCTCCGCGCGCCGGCCAACGAACGAGTCGAGGTTCCCCTGGGTGATGCGCTCCTGCAGGGCCAGGAGCCGGTCGAAACGTTCCTGGACCACCGGCTTGGGCACCTGCTCCATAGCAGCCGCCGGCGTACCCGGTCTGGGCGAATACTCGAAGATGAAGGCCGAGGAGAACCTGGCCCGGCCCATCAGGTCCATCGTCGCTTGGAAATCCTCCTCGCTCTCACCTGGGAAACCGACGATCA encodes the following:
- the pgsA gene encoding CDP-diacylglycerol--glycerol-3-phosphate 3-phosphatidyltransferase, with the protein product MRDDSRSKTDGRRHSLLDGWSSPPNIVTYARIALVIVFIIVDIQAGPWGERGVGRRWAATILFIVAASTDKLDGYLARKYNQVTELGKLMDPIADKLLICSALVVASVFGEIWWLVTALFLIRELGITIMRFFVIDAGGQVIAASQVGKFKTLFECVGLALLLAPLGRLGVWYVISARGVILLALALCLYSGFEYVHGVLTGGRR
- a CDS encoding DUF3046 domain-containing protein; its protein translation is MREREFWTLLEEVFGRVYGRSLAEDQRLAALDSMTVYEALEAGVEPRVVWNVLCDQMEVPDPQRWGKDHNAPPLPAA
- a CDS encoding helix-turn-helix domain-containing protein, coding for MNKAETVLTRSEDRFKLSATAPTQDRNARVRDLTPAQRRAVAFAQQQVLRAKAAKKAKEERQASLSKMWMQEDGVSASQQDEAQGQDDQREGQGVSLRQALGHVLRELRTNDHKTLREVSEKAGVSLGYLSEVERGQKEASSELLSSIAEALGLGVPQTLRLVADYLETHQG
- a CDS encoding CinA family protein; the protein is MSEQQEGLATEVLNACRRAGLFLAGAESLTGGLLADAFVSVPGASDVFLGSAVTYDIEAKASILGVDSALLAAHGAVHPKVAEQMALGAAKVYTQPGREGRVVGMATTGVAGPGPDGDQPAGLVYIALALPIGFLPQSQAAGLVVDGYHLRSFELRLTGSRQEVRRGTVSQVLFRLAQSLGASVR
- the recA gene encoding recombinase RecA, whose translation is MAHQTNSKAKSKSKVEDVDGMDPRRKAALDTALAQVEKNFGKGSAMRLGDKPVQDVEVIPTGSLALDMALGIGGLPRGRIVEIYGPESSGKTTLALHAVANAQKNGGVAAFIDAEHALDPEYARKLGVDTDSLIVSQPDNGEQALEIADMLIRSGALDVIVIDSVAALVPKAEIDGDMGDSHVGLQARLMSQALRKMTGALSQANTTAIFINQLREKIGVFFGSPETTTGGKALKFYSSVRLDIRRIQTLKNGDEAVGNRTKVKVVKNKMAPPFKIAEFDILYGEGISKEGSVIDMALQANVIKKSGSWFTYEGDQLGQGRENVRQFLKDNPGLTQEIEDKVKIAFGLKPKAEDGGADAQGGGNQPAAVADASGIEKAPTEAGSPSAPVLTAQAV
- the hpf gene encoding ribosome hibernation-promoting factor, HPF/YfiA family, yielding MDIVITGRHTQIKQKFRDVVESKMNRVTAIAPDAQRVQVVLTHEGNPRQADSAKRVELTVIAGKTVVRAEASSADEFAALDRALDKLTLRLRRTRDRRKDHRRGLEHAPLPMEVEVEQPQEPAEAPNPDNSAQQDAMASDLGPGESVEVQVGDTPIVIRRKLHIAEPMSIDEALYEMELIGHDFFLFVNKETGRPSVVYHRHGWSYGVFEIDTPENVAGGKK
- the secA gene encoding preprotein translocase subunit SecA, which gives rise to MVAVLDKVLRMGEGHQLRKLEGVAKATNALEDEISALSDEELKGQTAKFRERLDRGEKLDDLMPQAFATVREVSKRTLGQRHFDVQLMGGAALHWGNIAEMKTGEGKTLVATLPAYLNALSGEGVHVVTVNDYLASYQSELMGRIFRFLGMKVGCIITDQKPAERRKQYEADITYGTNNEFGFDYLRDNMAWDKAELVQRGHHYAIVDEVDSILIDEARTPLIISGPAEGDVTRWYRQFAKLVPRLTRDEDYEVDEKKKVVGILDPGITKVEDYLGIDNLYEPGNTALIGYLNNAIKAKELFLKDRDYVVQGGEVLIVDEHTGRLLHGRRYNEGLHQAIEAKEGVEVKAENQTFATITLQNYFRMYDKLAGMTGTAETEAAEFMNTYKLGVLPIPTNKPMVRKDQDDLIYRTKKEKLAAIVKDVAKRHAKGQPILLGTASVESSEVVSSLLDVAGIDHQVLNAKQHAKEAGVVAVAGRKGAVTVATNMAGRGTDIMLGGNVEFLADAKLKEQGYSPDDTPEEYEKLWPETLEAVREQVKDEHEEVVGLGGLYVLGTERHESRRIDNQLRGRSGRQGDPGESRFYLSLEDDLMRLFNTQLVARVMSKGMPEGEPIESKSVSKGVRNAQKSVESRNYEIRKNVLKYDDVMNKQRKVIYAERQAVLQGEDISDDIHRFIADTIGSYIHGAQNGSDKPADWDWKGMSEALGGLCGISLNEDDAKDSLGKLKGDKAVKKLLDQLVEEADGLYAKREEELGADSMRQLERRVVLSVLDQKWREHLYEMDYLKDGIGLRGMGQRDPLVEYQREGFQMYNSMIDAIKEESVQLLYNVDLGQVAESERAMAEAQRQQESNESDQEDSEDINYESPADPDAVDDDADERATAADQDRQEHGEGEDSEEAAGPVGPAPLSHAEQAVPASKRPKAEEEHTPWADGRTFPGTSRNAPCPCGSGRKYKMCHGQNEQ
- a CDS encoding regulatory protein RecX, with amino-acid sequence MPKRGGFGARGSATAGDGPRDPADADACREAALTLLDAAARPRKALAQRLAGKGYDELVIETTVSRLEELGLVDDEAYAEGFLRYCLKRNLGERGAVREMVRKGLERPLAEQVVAKAVRQGLFIDSAYELGRKVACKTQGMDLQKRKRRLWAAAGRKGHSPEAIRQVAADLFTNEDL